The following proteins are encoded in a genomic region of Nocardioides sp. cx-173:
- a CDS encoding ATP-dependent Clp protease ATP-binding subunit, with protein MFERFTDRARRVVVLAQEEARMLSHNYIGTEHILLGLIHEGEGVAAKALESLDISLEAVRAQVEEIIGQGQQAPSGHIPFTPRAKKVLELSLREALQLGHSYIGTEHILLGLIREGEGVAAQVLQKLGADLNRVRQQVIQLLSGFQGKESTASAAAQGSGADAPSSSLVLDQFGRNLTQDAREGKLDPVIGREQEIERVMQILSRRTKNNPVLIGEPGVGKTTIVAGLAQDIVRGSVPETLKDKQIYTLDLGALVAGSRYRGDFEERLKKVLKEIRTRGDIVLFIDEIHTLVGAGAAEGAIDAASILKPMLARGELQTIGATTLDEYRKYLEKDAALERRFQPIQVSEPSIAHTIEMLKGLRDRYEAHHRVTITDEALVSAATLADRYISDRFLPDKAIDLIDEAGSRLRIRRMTAPADLREYDDKIAEVRQRKEGAIDGQDFEAAARLRDEEKQLIQKKAEREKQWRAGDMDEVAEVDEELIAEVLAVATGIPIVKLSEEESTRLLKMEDELHKRVIGQEEAVRALSRAIRRTRAGLKDPKRPGGSFIFAGPSGVGKTWLSKTLAEFLFGDEDALIQLDMSEFSEKHTVSRLFGSPPGYVGYEEGGQLTEKVRRKPFSVVLFDEVEKAHPDIFNSLLQILEEGRLTDSQGRVVDFKNTVIIMTTNLGTRDINKSVNLGFQQSGDAAGSYERMKAKVADELKQHFRPEFLNRVDEIVVFPPLSRPQIVSMVDNMVAAVELRLRDRDMSLELTQAAKDLLAERGFDPVLGARPLRRTIQREIEDTLAEKMLFGEVGPGQIVLVDVEGEGASATFTFEGQKVGALPDLPPFETAEVGLAEGPDDSEGPIDVPRENEA; from the coding sequence ATGTTCGAGCGGTTTACTGACCGAGCCCGACGGGTGGTCGTGCTGGCCCAAGAAGAGGCCCGCATGCTCTCCCACAACTACATCGGGACCGAGCACATCCTGCTCGGCCTCATCCACGAGGGCGAAGGCGTCGCCGCGAAGGCGCTCGAGAGCCTCGACATCTCACTGGAGGCGGTGCGCGCCCAGGTCGAGGAGATCATCGGCCAGGGCCAGCAGGCGCCCAGTGGCCACATCCCCTTCACCCCGCGGGCCAAGAAGGTCCTCGAGCTGTCCCTGCGCGAGGCGCTGCAGCTCGGCCACTCCTACATCGGCACCGAGCACATCCTGCTCGGCCTGATCCGCGAGGGCGAGGGCGTCGCCGCCCAGGTGCTGCAGAAGCTGGGCGCCGACCTCAACCGGGTCCGCCAGCAGGTCATCCAGCTGCTCTCGGGCTTCCAGGGCAAGGAGTCGACCGCCTCGGCGGCCGCCCAGGGCAGCGGCGCGGACGCGCCCTCCTCGTCGCTGGTGCTCGACCAGTTCGGCCGCAACCTGACCCAGGACGCCCGCGAGGGCAAGCTGGACCCGGTCATCGGCCGCGAGCAGGAGATCGAGCGGGTCATGCAGATCCTCTCGCGCCGCACGAAGAACAACCCGGTCCTCATCGGCGAGCCCGGCGTCGGCAAGACCACGATCGTGGCCGGCCTGGCGCAGGACATCGTGCGCGGCAGCGTCCCCGAGACGCTCAAGGACAAGCAGATCTACACGCTGGACCTCGGCGCGCTCGTCGCCGGCTCCCGCTACCGCGGTGACTTCGAGGAGCGCCTGAAGAAGGTCCTCAAGGAGATCCGCACCCGCGGCGACATCGTGCTGTTCATCGACGAGATCCACACCCTCGTCGGCGCCGGTGCGGCCGAGGGCGCGATCGACGCGGCCAGCATCCTCAAGCCGATGCTGGCCCGCGGCGAGCTGCAGACCATCGGCGCGACCACGCTCGACGAGTACCGCAAGTACCTCGAGAAGGACGCCGCGCTCGAGCGCCGCTTCCAGCCGATCCAGGTCTCCGAGCCCTCCATCGCCCACACGATCGAGATGCTCAAGGGCCTGCGCGACCGCTACGAGGCGCACCACCGCGTGACGATCACCGACGAGGCGCTGGTCTCGGCGGCGACGCTGGCCGACCGCTACATCTCCGACCGCTTCCTTCCGGACAAGGCGATCGACCTCATCGACGAGGCCGGCTCCCGGCTGCGGATCCGTCGCATGACGGCCCCCGCCGACCTGCGCGAGTACGACGACAAGATCGCCGAGGTGCGCCAGCGCAAGGAGGGCGCCATCGACGGTCAGGACTTCGAGGCGGCCGCGCGGCTGCGCGACGAGGAGAAGCAGCTCATCCAGAAGAAGGCCGAGCGCGAGAAGCAGTGGCGCGCCGGCGACATGGACGAGGTCGCCGAGGTCGACGAGGAGCTGATCGCCGAGGTGCTGGCCGTCGCGACCGGGATCCCGATCGTCAAGCTCTCCGAGGAGGAGTCCACGCGCCTGCTCAAGATGGAGGACGAGCTCCACAAGCGGGTCATCGGCCAGGAGGAGGCCGTCCGGGCGCTGTCGCGGGCCATCCGCCGTACCCGCGCCGGACTGAAGGACCCCAAGCGCCCCGGTGGGTCGTTCATCTTCGCCGGTCCGTCCGGTGTCGGTAAGACGTGGCTGTCCAAGACGCTCGCGGAGTTCCTCTTCGGCGACGAGGACGCGCTGATCCAGCTCGACATGAGCGAGTTCAGCGAGAAGCACACCGTCTCGCGGCTGTTCGGCTCGCCTCCGGGCTATGTCGGCTACGAGGAGGGCGGGCAGCTCACCGAGAAGGTGCGCCGCAAGCCGTTCTCCGTCGTCCTCTTCGACGAGGTCGAGAAGGCGCACCCGGACATCTTCAACAGCCTGCTGCAGATCCTCGAGGAAGGTCGCCTGACCGACTCGCAGGGCCGGGTCGTCGACTTCAAGAACACCGTCATCATCATGACGACCAACCTCGGCACCCGCGACATCAACAAGTCCGTCAACCTGGGCTTCCAGCAGTCGGGTGACGCGGCGGGCTCCTACGAGCGGATGAAGGCCAAGGTCGCCGACGAGCTCAAGCAGCACTTCCGGCCCGAGTTCCTCAACCGTGTCGACGAGATCGTCGTCTTCCCGCCGCTGTCGCGTCCGCAGATCGTCTCCATGGTCGACAACATGGTCGCCGCCGTCGAGCTGCGGCTGCGCGACCGCGACATGAGCCTGGAGCTCACGCAGGCCGCCAAGGACCTGCTGGCCGAGCGGGGCTTCGACCCGGTGCTGGGCGCGCGTCCGCTGCGGCGCACGATCCAGCGCGAGATCGAGGACACCCTGGCCGAGAAGATGCTCTTCGGCGAGGTCGGCCCGGGCCAGATCGTCCTGGTCGACGTGGAGGGCGAGGGGGCGAGCGCGACCTTCACCTTCGAGGGTCAGAAGGTCGGGGCGCTGCCCGACCTGCCGCCGTTCGAGACCGCCGAGGTCGGCCTGGCCGAGGGGCCCGACGACTCCGAGGGCCCGATCGACGTGCCGCGCGAGAACGAGGCGTAG
- a CDS encoding glycosyltransferase family 2 protein produces the protein MIFTVTTVKDTLANVQRFVAGNLAGGADHLFVFLDGPAPEVRAFLDSHQHVTCVRTDKSWWLGERPAELNVRQRINANLVKALLSTLPEAEWLFHVDGDEIVQIDRDVLAAVPADTEVVKLAPLEAVSRKHWDQDPTWFKKMLGKDDLTLLHVLGAIKRPHNGALFHGHLEGKSGLRPRLDRWLTLHHVVLADKSRVEPYTHDALTVLHYESFSGEDFVRKWTSMLDAGPTFGLRSGREPTAVALRTLVSLGLSEEQAAPYLMRIFERTTEDDFDTLRDLGLLVEVDPRQGTHRPQALGDDAREHLDGLLDRLREEPKGIFHPYRSPGADREALKRAQGAPKGVRGFLRRS, from the coding sequence ATGATCTTCACCGTCACCACGGTCAAGGACACCTTGGCCAACGTGCAGCGGTTCGTGGCGGGCAACCTCGCGGGCGGCGCCGACCACCTGTTCGTGTTCCTCGACGGCCCCGCCCCGGAGGTGCGGGCGTTCCTGGACTCGCACCAGCACGTCACCTGCGTCCGCACCGACAAGAGCTGGTGGCTGGGCGAGCGCCCGGCCGAGCTCAACGTCCGGCAGCGGATCAACGCCAACCTGGTGAAGGCGCTGCTCAGCACGCTCCCTGAGGCCGAGTGGCTCTTCCACGTCGACGGCGACGAGATCGTGCAGATCGACCGCGACGTCCTGGCCGCCGTGCCGGCCGACACGGAGGTGGTCAAGCTCGCTCCGCTGGAGGCGGTGAGCCGCAAGCACTGGGACCAGGACCCGACCTGGTTCAAGAAGATGCTGGGCAAGGACGACCTGACCCTCCTGCACGTGCTGGGGGCGATCAAGCGCCCGCACAACGGCGCGCTGTTCCACGGCCACCTCGAGGGCAAGAGCGGCCTGCGTCCCCGGCTGGACCGGTGGCTGACGCTGCACCACGTCGTCCTGGCCGACAAGAGCCGGGTCGAGCCGTACACCCACGACGCGCTGACGGTGCTGCACTACGAGTCGTTCAGCGGTGAGGACTTCGTGCGCAAGTGGACCTCGATGCTCGACGCCGGTCCCACGTTCGGCCTGCGGTCCGGGCGCGAGCCCACAGCGGTGGCGCTGCGCACGCTGGTGTCGCTGGGCCTCAGCGAGGAGCAGGCGGCGCCGTACCTGATGCGGATCTTCGAGCGCACCACCGAGGACGACTTCGACACCCTGCGCGACCTCGGACTGCTGGTGGAGGTCGACCCCCGCCAGGGCACCCACCGGCCGCAGGCGCTGGGCGACGACGCGCGCGAGCATCTCGACGGGCTGCTGGACCGGCTGCGGGAGGAGCCCAAGGGGATCTTCCACCCCTACCGCTCGCCCGGCGCCGACCGTGAGGCGCTCAAGCGCGCCCAGGGTGCGCCGAAGGGCGTGCGCGGCTTCCTGCGCCGGTCCTGA
- a CDS encoding glycosyltransferase family 2 protein, translating to MIFTVSTVRDTLANVQRFVAGNLAGGADHLVVFLDAADPPVRAFLEAHPHVTCVRTDRSWWLGGRPAKLNGRQRINANVVRLVLSTLPEAEWLFHIDGDEIVQLDREVLAAVPADVEAVRLSPLEAVSRQHWEGEPTWFKRKLGKNELLMLCTLGVIARPHNRAYFHGHINGKSGMRPRLDRWLALHDIVDAHQNLLDSYRHDALRLLHYESFSGEEFVRKWTAMLQAGPDAGLRAARQPTARALRALVSKGLAEEQAAPYLMRIFERTTEDDFETLRGLGLLVHLDPRLGTHRPAPLPDGGREHIDALLARLSQEPKVLFHPSDKGEDRRALERATQGLPVRRDGGQGSA from the coding sequence ATGATCTTCACGGTCAGCACGGTGAGGGACACCCTGGCCAACGTGCAGCGCTTCGTGGCCGGCAACCTCGCCGGTGGGGCGGACCACCTGGTCGTGTTCCTCGACGCGGCCGACCCTCCGGTGCGCGCCTTCCTGGAGGCCCACCCGCACGTCACCTGCGTCCGCACCGACAGGAGCTGGTGGCTCGGGGGACGCCCCGCCAAGCTCAACGGCCGGCAGCGGATCAACGCCAACGTGGTGCGGCTGGTGCTGAGCACCCTCCCGGAGGCCGAGTGGCTCTTCCACATCGACGGCGACGAGATCGTCCAGCTCGACCGCGAGGTCCTCGCGGCCGTGCCAGCCGACGTCGAGGCGGTCCGGCTCAGCCCGCTCGAGGCCGTCAGCCGCCAGCACTGGGAGGGCGAGCCGACCTGGTTCAAGCGCAAGCTCGGCAAGAACGAGCTCCTGATGCTGTGCACGCTGGGGGTCATCGCCCGCCCGCACAACCGCGCGTACTTCCACGGGCACATCAACGGCAAGTCCGGGATGCGCCCCCGCCTCGACCGGTGGCTCGCGCTGCACGACATCGTCGACGCCCACCAGAACCTGCTCGACTCCTATCGCCATGACGCGCTCAGGCTGCTGCACTACGAGTCGTTCAGCGGCGAGGAGTTCGTCCGCAAGTGGACCGCGATGCTCCAGGCCGGTCCCGACGCCGGTCTGCGCGCCGCGCGCCAGCCCACGGCACGAGCCCTGCGCGCCCTCGTGTCCAAGGGGCTCGCCGAGGAGCAGGCCGCGCCGTACCTGATGCGGATCTTCGAGCGCACCACCGAGGACGACTTCGAGACCCTGCGCGGGCTCGGGCTGCTGGTGCACCTCGACCCCCGCCTCGGCACGCACCGTCCCGCCCCGCTCCCCGACGGAGGGCGGGAGCACATCGATGCGCTGTTGGCCCGTCTGAGCCAGGAGCCCAAGGTGCTCTTCCACCCCTCCGACAAGGGCGAGGACCGCCGCGCGCTGGAGCGGGCCACCCAAGGGCTGCCCGTCCGGCGTGACGGCGGTCAGGGCAGCGCGTAG
- a CDS encoding A/G-specific adenine glycosylase gives MDAMDLHAPLLQWYDEHARDLPWRGAAATPWSVMVSELMLQQTPVARVLPVHEQWLERWPTPAALAAEPTGEAVRAWGRLGYPRRALRLHAAAVMIVERHGGVVPDSYDDLIALPGIGDYTAAAIATFAYGRRHVVLDTNVRRVLARAVGGVELPGPSVTRAERATAAEILPEDEPTAATWSIALMELGALVCTAAAPRCDACPVADHCAWRAAGRPAYDGPVRRAQTWAGTDRQCRGRLLAVLRDSDGPVHQSRLDAVWADEAQRARCLAGLVEDRLAVRAGADGYALP, from the coding sequence ATGGATGCGATGGACCTCCACGCCCCACTCCTGCAGTGGTACGACGAGCACGCCCGCGACCTGCCGTGGCGCGGCGCGGCGGCGACGCCGTGGTCGGTGATGGTCTCCGAGCTCATGCTCCAGCAGACCCCGGTCGCCCGGGTGCTCCCCGTCCACGAGCAGTGGCTGGAGCGATGGCCGACGCCGGCCGCGCTCGCCGCCGAGCCGACGGGCGAGGCGGTGCGGGCCTGGGGCCGGCTGGGCTACCCGCGCCGGGCGCTGCGGCTGCACGCCGCGGCGGTCATGATCGTGGAGCGGCACGGCGGTGTCGTACCCGACTCCTACGACGACCTGATCGCCCTGCCGGGGATCGGGGACTACACGGCCGCCGCGATCGCCACCTTCGCCTACGGACGCCGCCACGTCGTGCTCGACACGAACGTCCGCCGGGTGCTCGCGCGCGCGGTCGGCGGGGTCGAGCTCCCGGGGCCGTCGGTCACGCGCGCCGAGCGCGCGACGGCCGCCGAGATCCTGCCCGAGGACGAGCCGACCGCCGCCACCTGGTCGATCGCGCTGATGGAGCTGGGCGCCCTGGTCTGCACGGCCGCCGCTCCGCGTTGCGACGCCTGCCCGGTCGCCGACCACTGCGCCTGGCGCGCGGCCGGCCGGCCGGCGTACGACGGTCCGGTGCGCCGGGCGCAGACCTGGGCCGGGACCGACCGCCAGTGCCGCGGCCGGCTGCTGGCGGTGCTTCGCGACAGCGACGGCCCCGTGCACCAGAGCCGCCTGGACGCCGTCTGGGCCGACGAGGCGCAGCGCGCACGCTGTCTGGCCGGCCTGGTCGAGGACCGACTGGCGGTCCGGGCCGGAGCCGACGGCTACGCGCTGCCCTGA
- the disA gene encoding DNA integrity scanning diadenylate cyclase DisA encodes MPDRSDEVLRLRETLASIAPGTAMRDGLERILRGRTGALIVMGHDRTVESIATGGFTLDVPFTATGLRELAKMDGAIIVDGEVSRIVRAAVHLMPDHSIPSEETGTRHRTADRVARQTGFPVISVSQSMQIIAAYVGETRHVLEGSGQILSRANQALATLERYKLRLDEVSSTLSALEIEDLVTVRDVAVVAQRLEMVTRIAREIEDYVLELGTDGRLLSLQLEELVTGVDTERELVIRDYVSTGRRSKTPEELLNRLEALSATDLVDPAAAAKVLGLGNSEHLDGAVAPRGYRLLAKVPRLPPSVVDRLVEHFGTLQKLLSAGIDDLQAVEGVGELRARSVREGLSRLAESTILERYV; translated from the coding sequence GTGCCCGACCGAAGCGACGAGGTCCTGCGTCTGCGCGAGACCCTGGCCTCCATCGCCCCCGGCACCGCCATGCGCGACGGCCTCGAGCGGATCCTGCGCGGACGCACCGGTGCGCTGATCGTCATGGGCCACGACCGCACGGTGGAGTCGATTGCCACGGGCGGGTTCACCCTCGACGTCCCGTTCACCGCCACGGGCCTGCGCGAGCTGGCCAAGATGGACGGCGCGATCATCGTCGACGGCGAGGTCAGCCGCATCGTGCGTGCCGCCGTGCACCTCATGCCCGACCACTCGATCCCCTCGGAGGAGACCGGCACCCGCCACCGCACCGCCGACCGGGTGGCGCGCCAGACCGGCTTCCCGGTGATCTCGGTGTCACAGTCGATGCAGATCATCGCGGCATACGTCGGCGAGACCCGCCACGTCCTGGAGGGGTCCGGACAGATCCTGTCGCGCGCCAACCAGGCGCTGGCCACCCTCGAGCGCTACAAGCTCCGACTGGACGAGGTCTCCAGCACCCTCTCGGCGCTCGAGATCGAGGACCTGGTCACCGTCCGCGACGTCGCGGTGGTCGCCCAGCGTCTGGAGATGGTCACGCGCATCGCGCGCGAGATCGAGGACTACGTGCTCGAGCTGGGCACCGACGGCCGGCTGCTGTCGCTGCAGCTCGAGGAGCTCGTCACCGGCGTCGACACCGAGCGAGAGCTGGTGATCCGCGACTACGTCTCGACCGGCCGACGCAGCAAGACCCCCGAGGAGCTGCTCAACCGGCTCGAGGCGCTCTCGGCCACCGACCTGGTCGACCCGGCCGCCGCGGCGAAGGTCCTCGGCCTGGGCAACAGCGAGCACCTCGACGGCGCGGTCGCCCCCCGCGGCTACCGGCTCCTCGCCAAGGTGCCCCGGCTGCCCCCGTCGGTCGTCGACCGCCTCGTCGAGCACTTCGGCACCCTGCAGAAGCTCCTCTCGGCCGGCATCGACGATCTCCAGGCCGTCGAGGGCGTGGGCGAGCTGCGCGCCCGCAGCGTCCGCGAGGGCCTCTCCCGCCTCGCCGAGTCGACGATCCTCGAGCGCTACGTCTAG